The window GTATTTCTTTTTCAAAGTTGATTCCTTCTACAAATCTTTTATGCAATTTCTTGTCTACGGTTGTGCCAGATCAAACAAACGAGTATTTCTTTGATAAAGATTTTTTACTTACAAAAAGAATTTTAACCAAAGGCTCAACCGTTACAACAGAAACTTATACGACAGTAGAGACTGCTGAGCTTTGCGCAGGTAGTGATGGAACACCTTATTCAGCACCGATTATTCAAAAATTCAGTTCTTCTGGTGGGGCTGTTGGTGAGACTGTGAGCATAACAGGTGTTAATTTCGATACTGACCCAGGCAGAAATTCAATTCAATTTGCAAATGGGACAAAGACGTTTGGGTCAACGGCTACTAATACTTCTCTTAGTTTCATTGTGCCTGTGGGGGCTTCTAGTGGGCAGATAACTGTTGTTAATCGCTTTGGCACTGCAAAGTCAAAAACCAGTTTCTATGTGTATAAATATTTCATCTATGCAGGAAATGCGAACAGTAACAGTGTTAACGGACTAGAAATAAATGTGGTAGATGGTTCCTTGATGAATCCAATATCTTTAGCAATTGGAAATCAACCTGGCAATATTATAGCAAATCTGAATGGAAAATATGCGTATGTAATCAATCAGGGGATATTGGCGGTAAACTCAGTTGTAATTGGAATATCGAATGGATTTCTAAGTAATATTGGATCAGCAAATGCAGGCAATGGAGCTAGGAGCGCTGCTATATCCTATGACGGCAAATTACTGTTTGTCTTAAACCAAATTGACAATACAATTTCTAGATTCTATATTGATTCGAATACAGGAAGCATTGTGAGTATTGGAACGCCCACTCCGACTGGTGTAACCGGTCCGAATGCAATTGCGGCACATCCTTCTCTTCCTTTTCTATATGTAACTGGAATCGGTAGTTTGAATGTAGCAGGATTTATAATGGATACTACGACAGGAAATTTGCATTCAATGCAAGGGTCCCCATTTGCGATCAGTGCACCTCCAAATGGAATTACAATTCATCCAAGAGGATTATTTCTATATACCGCAAATGCATCTATGACAAATAGTGTCTCTAGGTTAATGATTCAGCAATTGACCGGAGCTTTGTCGGGAGAAATATTTTATAGCTCTGTTTTAGAAGAAAGTCTAGCAATGGATTCTCTTGGTAAATATCTCTATGCTTG is drawn from Leptospiraceae bacterium and contains these coding sequences:
- a CDS encoding beta-propeller fold lactonase family protein; the protein is MFKRIPYLVLIIAFQFCSLAGKNNLPDIGFLTFLSRMTGKPTTNAVTANTCLTYAKTVNSTSSAGTNNSYTCIYKPDSISMECVYTTPVTEDNTATTTKTDFFNSTEDFIQRTKNFAQSTVRYSQINKDIATNKFFQYDTSNRLIGIIQSDGTSISISEYDTQNRYTKGVVNPPDIICQVPFVNSYDDANLSFKQSISFSKLIPSTNLLCNFLSTVVPDQTNEYFFDKDFLLTKRILTKGSTVTTETYTTVETAELCAGSDGTPYSAPIIQKFSSSGGAVGETVSITGVNFDTDPGRNSIQFANGTKTFGSTATNTSLSFIVPVGASSGQITVVNRFGTAKSKTSFYVYKYFIYAGNANSNSVNGLEINVVDGSLMNPISLAIGNQPGNIIANLNGKYAYVINQGILAVNSVVIGISNGFLSNIGSANAGNGARSAAISYDGKLLFVLNQIDNTISRFYIDSNTGSIVSIGTPTPTGVTGPNAIAAHPSLPFLYVTGIGSLNVAGFIMDTTTGNLHSMQGSPFAISAPPNGITIHPRGLFLYTANASMTNSVSRLMIQQLTGALSGEIFYSSVLEESLAMDSLGKYLYACSNANNQINSYLVNQADGSLTSIGFVSSNQCKTVVVDPSGKYVYATEDVGGGSGKINKFSIQPTGSLIANGFIALGTNNPRGLTISRTPQ